The following DNA comes from Chitinophagales bacterium.
TATATGAGCACCTTCTACCATTTTAAGCGTATTAATAGGGTGTATATTTGAAATAAACTTTTTAGCAAAGTAGGTTTCTCCCGTTTTAAGTTTTACGCTTATTATTTCTTTATCTTTAGCAATAAATTTTTCTACATTCTGATAGCGTTTTACCACACCTCCGTTGGCTCTTATATTGCGTACTAAATATTTGGCTATTTGCCCCGCCCCGCCTGTAAATCTGTATGCACTTTCTATATAAGAATTGGTTATTAATGCGTGTTCGTACAAAGTAGAGTTTTCTATATTCCCGGCATATAAAAGGTTGTTTCCGCCTAAAATACTTTTTAGTTTTTCGCTTTTAAAATGCTCATTAAAATATTTGGCTATTGAAACATCTAAAAAGTCAAAATTTAAAGTGTCGTGGTAGGCATTATCTGTTAAATGATAAAAAGGATAACGCAAACCTATTTCCCGAATTTCTTTTACAAATTTTTGTAAACTTTCTTTTTCCTTTGGAAACTCTTGGGCTAATATTTCAACAAAATTTTCTCGCCCTATACCATATTTGTAAAAGCTGTTATCATTGTCGTAAGAAATATGTTCAAAACCACCGGCATCCATACGTTTGTATTTCAGCTTGTCTAAAATATTAAAATATTTAAAATACTGGTGTAGCGATTGTCCTTCGTCTAAGCCACCCACATAATGCACACCCGTATCAAAAGTAACACCATCGTGTTTAAAATCTTGTAGGCTACCGCCAAACTGCTGATTTTTTTCTAAAATGCAAACACTATATCCTTCTTTAGATAAAATATAACCGCACGCCAATCCGCCCAATCCGCTACCTATTATTACAATATCAAATTTATTGCCGTCCATTTATAACTTTGTTATTGTTTTATTTTTAGTGTTTAAAATTACTTTTGTTTTAATGTTTTTAATTGCCTCTATTTTATTTTCATTTGTATTGGCAATAATAAATACCTGTTCAAATTTTGTAGTGTCCATTTCATTAATGTCATTTTCAACCGTACAGCCTTTCAACAAGTATAAATTTTTTACAAAAATATAATTATCTGTTATAATAGCAACTTCTGCATCGGGCGAAAGTACTTTAATAGCGGTAGCCGCTACACCCAAATTATCATTAATTACAAGAGTCGGTGCATTATTTTTTATAAATGGCAATATTGCTTCAAAGTAATTAAACTGCTTTAAAAATGTATGAGCTTTACTATAGGTATTATTGTTTTTGTACAGATAATTACTCAATATTTTCTTATCATAAAGTTTTACGGTATCATTTTTATCAAGTATTTCTGCATGATTTTTTTTATACTCGTCTCTTATTCTTTTGTAGCGGTCTAAATTATTTGTACCAAAAGTAGTATCGTCAAAAGCTATTCTTTTGCCTATAACGGCTTGCATGGCTCTTCGCTGCCCAAAAAACTGTTTTCTGTGCAAAGTATCAATGGTGCCGTTAATATGAAAAGGAACTACGTCCATTTTTAAATCATAAGCCATTT
Coding sequences within:
- a CDS encoding NAD(P)/FAD-dependent oxidoreductase, which codes for MDGNKFDIVIIGSGLGGLACGYILSKEGYSVCILEKNQQFGGSLQDFKHDGVTFDTGVHYVGGLDEGQSLHQYFKYFNILDKLKYKRMDAGGFEHISYDNDNSFYKYGIGRENFVEILAQEFPKEKESLQKFVKEIREIGLRYPFYHLTDNAYHDTLNFDFLDVSIAKYFNEHFKSEKLKSILGGNNLLYAGNIENSTLYEHALITNSYIESAYRFTGGAGQIAKYLVRNIRANGGVVKRYQNVEKFIAKDKEIISVKLKTGETYFAKKFISNIHPINTLKMVEGAHIRNAYINRLNSIKNSSSAYSMHIVLKDKEKMPYQNYNHYHFKDYNVWNGEFYNKNNWPLNYMAFTPVNPKSNKWAESVIAIAYMNFEDVEEWKNTENVAGFEEERGKMYAEFKEKHNEIFLKEVYKVMPQLKGNIKSINVSTPLTYRDYLYSPNGSIYGYSKDYKNPLKAYISPQTKLNNLFFTGQNVNLHGVLGVTVSAFMTCGEIMGKEYLYDKVKMK